From Caminibacter mediatlanticus TB-2, the proteins below share one genomic window:
- the murC gene encoding UDP-N-acetylmuramate--L-alanine ligase, translated as MPKIHFIGIGGIGLSAIARYLNKKGIKVSGSDLYETPLTNSLKKEGIEVFIPQKKENIKNDIDKIVYTAVVKEDNPEIIEAKKKGIQTFSRREFIPFILNDKKVISVCGAHGKSTTTAILSSILQNASCLIGAESKEFKSNARYVDSDLMVFEADESDGSFVDSNPYIAVVTNTEPEHMEFYNHDLDLFYSHYEEFLKKAKIRVVNGDDEFIKKLNIPMKKVYLKDAKNIRFEIRDNNPKTIFEYKGYEFEVYGFGEHLALDALLAIEAAKEFLDYNEISKNIKNYKGIKKRFDILQNESSFVLIDDYGHHPTEIKATLHSAINFAKLKGIEKIIAIWQPHKYSRTIDNLDGFIKCFEGVDELIIMPVWSAGEEEVFIDFKSHFKRYNPILANRVIANGKNIMLIDDKDNIIKTYQNGLIIGFGAGDITYQLRGIK; from the coding sequence ATGCCTAAAATTCATTTTATTGGGATTGGAGGAATTGGTCTTAGTGCAATAGCAAGATATTTAAATAAAAAAGGAATTAAAGTTAGTGGAAGTGATTTGTACGAAACACCTCTTACGAACTCTTTAAAAAAAGAGGGAATAGAGGTTTTTATACCTCAAAAAAAAGAAAACATTAAAAATGATATTGATAAAATAGTTTATACAGCTGTTGTTAAAGAAGATAATCCAGAAATTATTGAAGCAAAAAAAAAGGGCATACAAACTTTTTCAAGAAGAGAATTTATTCCGTTTATATTAAATGATAAAAAAGTAATTTCAGTATGTGGGGCTCATGGTAAAAGTACTACAACAGCAATTTTAAGTTCAATTTTGCAAAATGCTTCTTGTTTAATAGGAGCTGAGAGTAAAGAGTTTAAAAGTAATGCAAGATATGTTGATAGTGATTTGATGGTTTTTGAAGCTGATGAGAGTGATGGAAGTTTTGTAGATTCAAATCCTTATATTGCGGTTGTTACAAATACCGAACCAGAACATATGGAGTTTTATAATCACGATTTAGATTTATTTTATTCTCACTATGAAGAATTTTTAAAAAAAGCAAAAATTAGAGTAGTTAATGGAGATGATGAGTTTATTAAAAAGCTAAATATTCCTATGAAAAAAGTTTATTTGAAAGATGCTAAAAATATTAGATTTGAAATAAGAGATAACAATCCTAAAACTATTTTTGAGTATAAAGGATATGAGTTTGAAGTATATGGATTTGGAGAACATTTAGCATTAGATGCTCTTCTTGCAATTGAAGCAGCAAAAGAATTTTTAGATTATAATGAGATTTCAAAAAACATTAAAAATTATAAAGGAATTAAAAAAAGATTTGATATTTTGCAAAATGAAAGTAGTTTTGTTTTAATAGATGATTATGGACATCATCCAACAGAAATAAAAGCAACACTTCATTCTGCTATTAATTTTGCTAAATTAAAAGGAATAGAGAAAATTATAGCTATATGGCAACCTCATAAATATAGCAGAACAATTGATAATTTAGATGGATTTATAAAATGTTTTGAAGGTGTAGATGAGTTAATAATTATGCCTGTTTGGAGTGCAGGAGAGGAAGAAGTGTTTATAGATTTTAAAAGTCATTTCAAAAGATATAATCCTATATTAGCAAATAGAGTTATTGCTAATGGAAAAAATATTATGTTAATTGATGATAAAGACAATATTATAAAGACATATCAAAATGGACTTATTATTGGATTTGGTGCAGGAGATATAACTTATCAATTAAGAGGTATTAAATGA
- a CDS encoding succinyldiaminopimelate transaminase — protein MFEKYPFEKLNELLKDIPHPDEVISLTIGEPQFETPKFIQDELCKNAKYLNKYPKTAGEEVLKKAQRDFVKRRYNIELEKDELLPSFGTRELLFNFPLFLKPKKTAFPNPFYQIYEGAAIATNSKINYMPLKKENNFLNTPSQLDGDEDFVILNSPNNPTASVMDIDLLCEWVEEALKKDFVILSDECYSEIYFDKKPPSILEASIRVGNKNFKNVLTINSISKRSSAPGLRSGFIAGDSKILKKYLNFRTYVGCASPLPLQYAAAKAWMDDEHVETFREKYKRNFEIAKEILGIEVPKATFYIWLEVDDDIEFTKEAYKRGVKVMPGRFMGREGEGVGYIRIALVYNEEKTKQALKIIKELL, from the coding sequence ATGTTTGAGAAATATCCGTTTGAGAAATTAAATGAATTACTAAAAGATATTCCTCATCCTGATGAGGTTATTTCTTTAACTATTGGAGAGCCTCAATTTGAAACTCCTAAATTTATTCAAGATGAGCTATGTAAAAATGCAAAATATCTTAATAAATATCCAAAAACAGCAGGAGAAGAGGTATTAAAAAAAGCACAAAGAGATTTTGTAAAAAGAAGATATAATATTGAATTAGAAAAAGATGAACTCTTACCTTCATTTGGTACAAGAGAGTTGCTTTTTAATTTTCCTCTTTTTTTAAAGCCTAAAAAAACAGCTTTTCCAAATCCTTTTTATCAAATATATGAAGGTGCAGCAATTGCTACTAATAGCAAAATAAATTATATGCCATTAAAAAAAGAAAATAACTTTTTAAACACTCCATCTCAGCTGGATGGTGATGAAGATTTTGTTATATTAAATTCACCTAATAATCCAACAGCAAGTGTGATGGATATTGATTTACTATGTGAGTGGGTAGAAGAAGCATTAAAGAAAGATTTTGTTATTTTAAGTGATGAGTGTTATAGTGAGATTTATTTTGATAAAAAACCTCCAAGTATTTTAGAGGCTTCTATTAGAGTTGGAAATAAAAATTTCAAAAATGTTTTAACGATTAATTCAATCTCAAAAAGAAGCTCAGCCCCAGGTCTTAGAAGTGGTTTTATAGCAGGTGATAGTAAAATTTTAAAAAAATATTTAAATTTTAGGACTTATGTTGGGTGTGCATCTCCCCTTCCTCTTCAATATGCAGCTGCAAAAGCTTGGATGGATGATGAGCATGTAGAAACTTTTAGGGAAAAATATAAAAGAAACTTTGAAATAGCAAAAGAAATTTTAGGAATAGAAGTACCAAAAGCTACTTTTTATATTTGGCTTGAAGTAGATGATGATATAGAATTTACAAAAGAGGCTTATAAAAGAGGTGTTAAAGTAATGCCTGGAAGGTTTATGGGAAGAGAGGGTGAAGGGGTTGGATATATTAGAATTGCATTAGTTTATAACGAAGAAAAAACAAAACAAGCATTAAAAATTATAAAGGAATTATTATGA
- a CDS encoding polyribonucleotide nucleotidyltransferase yields the protein MSCEVDIKINGKEQKFILNKVARQADSSIWWQEGNTVMLATLTYNPDEVIEEDFVPLVVQYVERAYAVGKIPAGFVKREQKPGDFETLTARIVDRSLRPLFPKNFGYDTIITIMALSADEDSDLQVAAMNAAAACMYMSSLPFAKMVHGVRITRIDGEIIFNPTLSQLEKGDFNLFVTGTKDELLMIEYASQGQEEVEIIPVEDIMLDGVPVENTIIKYKTNEISEDELVEILKKAQEKIKEGAETYESALKNFVKEKIEFVERKEVDLTPYIKLIKEKYIDELKEIIKHLSKSERDYLLKEFARKIAKTLNEEDNFEAILKAVKEVKREIVRGMILYEGIRADGRKLDEIRPISIETNVLPRAHGSCLFTRGQTQALAVATRGGDMDAQVYANLTDKEEKLEKFMLHYNFPAFAVGEAVRLGPPSRRELGHGNLAKRAIEPLLDPEFDETVRVVSEILESNGSSSMATICASSIALKAAKVPLLKLAAGIAMGLVSEGEKYAILTDIMGLEDHDGDMDFKVAGTWDGITAMQMDIKLGGIALDILKEALYQAREARAFILEKMENAVENIKYNEDVLPKSLSFKVEPDRIIDIIGTAGKTVKEIIAKFGITIDLDRETGKVKIFGDSHEQMQAAKDYILNVICKEDTPKIPEFEIGSILEGVIKRKVPFGLFVELAPDVEGLLHISKLNGKSLDDFEIGDKIKVKVLSQSGFKIELALVEDEDV from the coding sequence ATGAGTTGTGAAGTTGATATTAAAATTAATGGTAAAGAACAAAAATTTATTTTAAATAAAGTTGCAAGACAAGCAGATAGTAGTATTTGGTGGCAAGAAGGCAATACTGTAATGCTTGCAACTTTGACATATAATCCTGATGAAGTTATTGAAGAAGATTTTGTGCCACTTGTGGTACAATATGTAGAAAGAGCTTATGCAGTAGGAAAAATTCCAGCAGGATTTGTAAAAAGAGAGCAAAAACCAGGGGATTTTGAAACTTTAACTGCAAGAATTGTAGATAGAAGTTTAAGACCTCTTTTTCCAAAAAATTTTGGTTATGATACTATTATTACAATTATGGCACTTAGTGCGGATGAAGATAGTGACTTACAAGTAGCTGCTATGAATGCAGCAGCAGCATGTATGTATATGAGTAGTTTGCCATTTGCAAAGATGGTCCATGGAGTTAGAATTACAAGAATTGATGGAGAGATTATTTTTAATCCAACATTATCTCAACTTGAAAAAGGAGATTTTAATCTTTTTGTAACGGGGACTAAAGATGAACTTTTAATGATTGAATATGCTTCGCAAGGTCAAGAGGAAGTTGAGATTATTCCTGTTGAAGATATTATGCTTGATGGTGTGCCTGTTGAGAATACAATTATTAAATATAAAACTAATGAAATTAGTGAAGATGAATTAGTTGAAATTCTTAAAAAAGCACAAGAAAAAATTAAAGAAGGGGCTGAGACTTATGAAAGTGCCCTTAAAAATTTTGTAAAAGAGAAAATTGAATTTGTTGAAAGAAAAGAGGTTGATTTAACTCCTTATATTAAATTAATTAAGGAAAAATATATAGATGAGTTAAAAGAAATTATAAAGCATTTAAGTAAAAGTGAGAGAGATTATTTATTAAAAGAGTTTGCAAGAAAAATTGCTAAAACTTTAAATGAAGAAGATAATTTTGAGGCTATTTTAAAAGCAGTAAAAGAAGTTAAAAGAGAAATTGTAAGAGGTATGATTCTTTATGAAGGGATTAGAGCTGATGGAAGAAAACTTGATGAAATAAGACCAATTAGTATTGAAACTAATGTTTTACCAAGAGCTCATGGTAGTTGTTTATTTACAAGAGGTCAAACACAAGCCTTAGCAGTTGCAACTCGTGGTGGTGATATGGATGCTCAGGTTTATGCAAATTTAACAGATAAAGAAGAAAAACTTGAAAAATTTATGCTTCATTATAACTTCCCAGCTTTTGCAGTGGGTGAGGCTGTAAGGCTTGGACCTCCAAGTAGAAGAGAACTTGGTCATGGAAACTTAGCAAAAAGGGCTATTGAGCCTTTACTTGACCCTGAATTTGATGAGACTGTAAGGGTTGTAAGTGAAATTTTAGAGAGTAATGGAAGTAGTTCGATGGCAACTATTTGTGCAAGTTCTATTGCACTTAAAGCAGCAAAAGTACCACTTTTAAAACTTGCAGCTGGTATTGCTATGGGATTAGTTAGTGAAGGTGAAAAGTATGCTATTTTAACTGATATTATGGGACTTGAAGACCACGATGGAGATATGGATTTTAAAGTTGCTGGAACATGGGATGGTATAACAGCAATGCAAATGGATATAAAACTTGGTGGAATAGCACTTGATATTTTAAAAGAAGCATTATATCAAGCAAGAGAAGCAAGAGCATTTATTTTAGAAAAAATGGAAAATGCAGTAGAAAATATTAAATATAATGAAGATGTGCTTCCAAAATCATTAAGTTTTAAAGTAGAGCCAGATAGGATAATAGATATAATAGGCACTGCTGGTAAAACTGTAAAAGAGATTATTGCAAAATTTGGAATCACTATTGATTTAGATAGAGAAACAGGAAAAGTTAAAATTTTTGGCGATTCTCACGAGCAAATGCAAGCTGCAAAAGATTACATTTTAAATGTTATTTGTAAAGAAGATACTCCAAAAATTCCTGAGTTTGAAATTGGTTCAATTCTTGAAGGTGTAATTAAAAGAAAAGTACCTTTTGGTTTGTTTGTAGAGCTTGCACCTGATGTAGAAGGACTTTTACATATTAGTAAATTAAATGGTAAAAGTTTAGATGATTTTGAAATAGGAGACAAAATAAAAGTAAAAGTTTTATCTCAAAGTGGTTTTAAAATTGAACTTGCTTTAGTAGAGGATGAAGATGTTTGA
- a CDS encoding phosphoribosyltransferase family protein, with amino-acid sequence MFFENKQEALLKLIESLDKNVICDCVVLAINKRAMFYAREIALNNGMLEGDFLFIEEVKSPINQETSLAAVSETKDYILIDELIESFEITNDYLFNEIERVYEEKILEDIHQLRGGEGIISLENRNVLLVDEGANTGLTLLCAIKSCLNKKANSINVAVPVIAKETAEMVEKIVDNVFFAKVVEDYVDTRFYFKEYE; translated from the coding sequence ATGTTTTTTGAAAATAAACAAGAAGCTTTATTAAAATTGATAGAATCGTTAGATAAAAATGTTATATGTGATTGTGTGGTATTAGCCATTAATAAAAGGGCTATGTTTTATGCAAGAGAAATAGCATTAAATAATGGTATGCTTGAAGGTGATTTTTTGTTTATTGAGGAAGTTAAATCACCTATAAATCAAGAGACTTCTCTTGCAGCTGTTAGCGAAACAAAAGATTATATTTTAATTGATGAGTTGATTGAAAGTTTTGAAATTACAAATGATTATCTTTTTAATGAAATAGAAAGAGTTTATGAAGAAAAAATTTTAGAAGATATACATCAATTAAGAGGAGGAGAAGGTATAATTTCATTAGAAAACAGAAATGTTTTATTAGTCGATGAAGGAGCAAATACAGGTCTTACACTTTTATGTGCAATAAAAAGTTGTCTTAATAAAAAAGCTAACTCAATTAATGTTGCAGTACCAGTTATAGCAAAAGAAACAGCAGAAATGGTAGAAAAAATTGTAGATAATGTATTTTTTGCGAAAGTTGTAGAAGATTATGTAGATACAAGATTTTATTTTAAGGAGTATGAATGA
- a CDS encoding MlaD family protein — translation MKTEIKVGIFVLLGIISLLIMTFQIKSFERLKENGYVLYAIVNDASGINKKSRVKLRGVNVGVVDNMKLVNNGVELKLLIKKGVKIPIGSMVAIAQDNVLGGKYLKIIPSHNKSYYKPGDTIDKYLKTASMEDVMNNINLAVDDIKVLINKLNKTLDEVTINNLKNTISNIKESSVKLNSILNVVDKKLPQILNNTNDLVVSYKETGNILKSKLPKILEKVDKLALNSNKLIYDSRELVKTLKVKIAKLADTYTKLGENVNTLVLENNSTIKQTLASAEGFFTNGSNSFKKIDNMLASINKSQILVDVSSNYMFKDDDYLTTAEISYMPNPTKSYIIGLTSRKDYSNSVTSDKSKVFISAQIAKRYENLRVRGGIIENTGGIGVDYYLDKDKVRLSSEIYDFNSENDKRGSNPHLNFKATYYYLKHIEMIAGIDNILNNKARSFFLGLGIKFKDNDLKPLLSGGATSFLK, via the coding sequence ATGAAAACAGAGATAAAAGTAGGAATTTTTGTATTACTTGGGATAATTTCATTACTAATAATGACATTTCAAATAAAATCTTTTGAAAGACTCAAAGAAAATGGATATGTTTTATATGCTATTGTAAATGATGCCAGTGGAATTAATAAAAAATCAAGAGTAAAATTAAGAGGAGTTAATGTAGGTGTTGTTGATAATATGAAATTGGTTAATAATGGAGTTGAGTTGAAACTTTTAATTAAAAAAGGTGTTAAGATTCCAATAGGCTCTATGGTTGCGATAGCTCAAGATAATGTTCTTGGAGGAAAATATTTAAAAATAATTCCATCTCATAATAAAAGTTATTATAAACCTGGGGATACAATAGATAAGTACTTAAAAACTGCTTCAATGGAAGATGTTATGAACAATATTAATTTAGCTGTTGATGATATTAAAGTTTTGATTAATAAACTAAATAAAACATTAGATGAAGTGACAATTAATAATTTAAAAAACACAATTTCTAATATTAAAGAATCATCAGTTAAACTTAATTCAATTTTAAATGTTGTAGATAAAAAATTGCCTCAAATTTTAAACAATACAAATGATTTAGTAGTTTCATATAAAGAAACAGGTAATATATTAAAAAGTAAACTTCCTAAAATTTTAGAAAAAGTAGATAAATTAGCTTTAAACTCAAATAAACTAATTTATGATTCAAGAGAATTAGTTAAAACATTAAAAGTTAAAATTGCTAAACTTGCAGATACATATACAAAACTTGGAGAAAATGTAAATACATTAGTACTTGAAAATAATAGTACAATTAAACAAACTCTTGCATCAGCAGAAGGATTTTTTACTAATGGAAGTAATAGTTTTAAAAAAATTGATAATATGTTAGCATCTATTAATAAATCACAAATTTTAGTAGATGTATCAAGTAATTATATGTTTAAAGATGATGATTATTTAACAACAGCAGAAATTTCTTATATGCCAAATCCTACAAAATCATATATTATAGGCTTAACTTCACGAAAAGATTATTCTAATAGTGTAACTTCTGATAAATCAAAAGTATTTATTAGTGCTCAAATTGCAAAAAGATATGAGAATTTAAGAGTTAGAGGTGGAATTATTGAAAATACAGGAGGTATTGGAGTAGATTATTATTTAGATAAAGATAAAGTAAGACTAAGTAGTGAAATATATGATTTTAATAGTGAAAATGATAAAAGGGGAAGTAATCCTCATCTTAATTTTAAAGCTACTTATTATTATTTAAAACATATAGAAATGATTGCAGGAATTGATAATATTTTAAATAATAAAGCAAGGTCATTTTTCTTAGGTCTTGGAATTAAGTTTAAAGATAATGATTTAAAACCACTTTTAAGTGGAGGTGCAACATCATTTCTAAAATAG
- a CDS encoding LPS-assembly protein LptD, with translation MLKIISLLLISSLLFGIEIFATKAKKINNTIFLTKPLIIYKNFIVQSKKGKIVNKIIYLNDDVIAFYQNSTYKAQSAVIYHKNDIKIKDILLLDKSNDIWIKAKNVIYKNNIFNLKNIKFSSCCLNEPDWFLYSTSGIYNKKTKYIRLYNLKLYVHNVPVLYFPFYFNSLNKQRRTGLLRPYVGFSAKEGFLYSQPFYIVLGDRADFEITPTIRSFRGRGVYNTFRFVTSPYDFGTIKFGEFIDFDKYYKKYNLANKKHYGYQIIYKRDKVFNNDKLYLNFKYANDVDYFYLNSYNYTFNTKYLVDKLITSKLNYIKSINKDYLFGLYGKYFIDTTKLNNDNTIQILPQLNFHKFETKNHKILNSFDLNVYNYYSKYKKYYKIDTNIPLAYNLNLFNDYLNITLSENFNYLTANYYNSQTPPQRFYQLYSSIKFHSSLAKKNNYTHIINPSLTFNIKQFSNVSKNNDLLDYTKIDNSINLSLFQIFEKGDFYLDHTINQNFNLNLKTSSLLENIFNVKYKQFSISDTNKYDYKINRAVYNNFSFSFPIYDFNFKLTHIYNYPANSTISQSYTLHIDKKSTKYKKYYFEYNYDIENKYYKYILFGTKLNKKCWQYDFALKKERIPVLKDNGISYNNNYMIIFNINFYPIGGLQQSIQLR, from the coding sequence TTGTTGAAGATAATTAGTTTACTTTTAATTTCTTCTTTGCTTTTTGGTATTGAAATTTTTGCTACAAAAGCTAAAAAGATAAATAATACGATTTTTTTAACAAAGCCTTTAATTATTTATAAAAATTTTATAGTTCAATCAAAAAAAGGAAAAATTGTTAATAAAATAATATATTTAAATGATGATGTTATTGCTTTTTATCAAAATAGTACTTATAAAGCTCAAAGCGCTGTGATTTATCATAAAAATGATATTAAAATTAAAGATATTTTATTATTAGATAAAAGTAATGATATATGGATTAAAGCTAAAAATGTAATATATAAAAATAATATTTTCAATTTAAAAAATATAAAATTTTCAAGCTGCTGTTTGAATGAACCTGATTGGTTTTTATATTCAACTTCTGGGATTTATAACAAAAAAACTAAATATATAAGACTTTATAATTTAAAATTATATGTTCATAATGTCCCAGTTCTTTATTTTCCTTTTTATTTTAACTCTTTAAATAAACAAAGACGAACAGGACTTCTAAGACCATATGTAGGTTTTTCTGCAAAAGAAGGTTTTTTATATTCTCAGCCATTTTATATTGTTTTAGGAGATAGGGCTGATTTTGAAATCACTCCTACTATTAGGAGTTTTAGAGGTAGGGGAGTGTATAATACTTTTAGGTTTGTAACTTCTCCATATGATTTTGGGACTATTAAATTTGGTGAGTTTATTGATTTTGACAAATATTATAAGAAATATAATTTAGCCAACAAGAAACATTATGGATATCAAATAATTTATAAAAGAGATAAAGTTTTTAATAATGATAAATTGTATTTAAATTTTAAATATGCAAATGATGTAGATTATTTTTATCTTAATTCATACAATTATACTTTTAATACAAAATATTTAGTAGATAAATTAATAACCTCAAAATTAAACTATATTAAATCAATAAATAAGGATTATTTATTTGGTTTGTATGGTAAGTATTTTATAGATACAACAAAATTAAATAATGATAATACTATACAAATATTACCACAATTAAATTTTCATAAATTTGAAACTAAAAATCATAAAATATTAAATTCATTTGACTTGAATGTATATAATTACTATTCAAAATATAAAAAATATTATAAAATTGATACAAATATTCCTCTTGCATATAATCTAAATTTATTTAATGATTATTTAAATATTACATTAAGTGAAAATTTTAATTATTTAACAGCTAATTATTATAATTCTCAAACACCACCTCAAAGATTTTATCAGTTATATTCAAGTATAAAATTTCATTCTTCGTTAGCTAAAAAAAATAATTATACTCATATAATAAATCCATCATTGACATTTAATATTAAACAATTTTCAAATGTTAGTAAAAATAATGATTTACTTGATTATACAAAAATTGATAATAGTATTAATTTATCTTTATTTCAAATTTTTGAAAAAGGAGATTTTTATTTAGACCACACAATTAATCAAAATTTTAATTTAAATTTAAAAACAAGCTCGTTATTAGAAAATATTTTTAATGTAAAATATAAACAATTTAGTATTTCAGATACAAATAAGTACGATTATAAAATAAATAGGGCTGTTTATAATAACTTTTCATTCTCTTTTCCTATATATGATTTTAATTTTAAATTAACTCATATATATAATTACCCTGCAAACTCAACTATTTCCCAATCTTATACACTTCATATTGATAAAAAAAGCACTAAATATAAAAAATATTATTTTGAGTATAATTATGATATTGAAAATAAATATTATAAGTATATTTTATTTGGTACTAAACTTAATAAAAAGTGTTGGCAATATGATTTTGCTTTGAAAAAAGAGAGAATACCTGTTCTTAAAGATAATGGTATTTCTTATAATAATAATTATATGATAATATTTAATATCAATTTTTATCCAATTGGTGGATTACAGCAATCTATTCAATTAAGATAA
- a CDS encoding RDD family protein, protein MENGKLSTDNIIEKLNREELKIASIYKRAISMTIDDFLVSFLIIIAFYDSFINAKTYEEIMILTDKLFIFIFIAYSLYHWIFVALYGKTIGKMIMKIKVIDVESFDKPTHFRALIRSIVRNFDEMFFYLGMLYAIIDPLNRAIHDIAGRVVVVEDN, encoded by the coding sequence ATGGAAAATGGTAAATTAAGTACAGACAATATTATTGAAAAATTAAATAGAGAAGAATTAAAAATAGCATCAATTTATAAAAGAGCTATTTCTATGACAATAGATGATTTTTTAGTCTCTTTTTTAATTATTATTGCATTTTATGATTCATTTATAAATGCAAAAACATATGAAGAGATAATGATTTTAACTGATAAGCTTTTTATTTTCATTTTTATTGCATATTCATTATATCATTGGATTTTTGTTGCTTTATATGGGAAAACTATTGGTAAAATGATTATGAAGATAAAAGTTATTGATGTTGAAAGTTTTGATAAACCAACTCATTTTAGAGCTTTGATTAGAAGTATAGTGAGAAATTTTGATGAAATGTTTTTTTATTTAGGAATGTTGTATGCTATCATTGACCCATTAAATAGAGCAATTCACGATATAGCAGGAAGAGTGGTAGTTGTTGAAGATAATTAG
- the purD gene encoding phosphoribosylamine--glycine ligase, translated as MKKVLIVGSGGREYSIGYFLKDEAKIYYAPGNGATEEFATNIDIKDFEELAEFAKREGIDLTIVGPEQPLVDGIVDVFKKHNLTIFGPSKEAAKLEGSKVYMKNFLKKYNIPTAKYIETSNKDEAFEFIDKMEKTPIVVKADGLCAGKGVIIAESRDEAKKTVEEMLSGKAFGEAGKRVIVEEFLDGYELSMFAICDGEDFVLLPAAQDHKRLLDGDKGPNTGGMGAYAPTPLVNEELYEKVKTRIIKPTLKGMQKENAPFEGVLFIGLMIVDNAPYVLEYNVRFGDPECEELMALIDSSLYDMFYNAATKNLDKIEVKIKPITAVGVVCASKNYPYGSSESAEIKIDDLSDCNGYIAYAGVKKIDNKLYATGGRVLVCVGFGKNVKEARDEAYKIVDRVHFDGKKYRKDIAYQALKEMEN; from the coding sequence ATGAAAAAAGTTTTAATTGTTGGAAGTGGTGGAAGAGAATATAGTATAGGTTATTTTTTAAAAGATGAAGCCAAAATTTATTACGCACCAGGAAATGGAGCAACTGAGGAATTTGCAACAAATATTGATATAAAAGATTTTGAAGAGTTAGCTGAGTTTGCTAAAAGAGAGGGAATTGATTTAACTATTGTAGGACCAGAACAACCCTTAGTAGATGGAATTGTTGATGTGTTTAAAAAACATAATTTAACTATTTTTGGTCCAAGTAAAGAGGCAGCAAAATTAGAGGGTAGTAAAGTTTATATGAAAAATTTCTTAAAAAAATATAATATTCCAACAGCAAAATATATTGAAACTTCAAATAAAGATGAAGCTTTTGAATTTATCGATAAAATGGAAAAAACTCCAATTGTAGTAAAAGCTGATGGGCTTTGTGCAGGAAAGGGAGTTATTATTGCTGAAAGTCGTGATGAAGCAAAAAAAACAGTTGAAGAGATGCTAAGTGGAAAAGCTTTTGGTGAGGCTGGAAAAAGAGTAATTGTAGAAGAGTTTTTAGATGGGTATGAACTTTCAATGTTTGCAATATGTGATGGAGAAGATTTTGTATTGCTTCCAGCAGCACAAGACCATAAAAGATTACTTGATGGAGATAAAGGGCCAAATACAGGTGGAATGGGGGCTTATGCACCAACACCACTTGTTAATGAAGAGTTATATGAAAAAGTAAAAACAAGAATAATTAAGCCAACTCTAAAAGGTATGCAAAAAGAAAATGCTCCGTTTGAGGGAGTTTTATTTATTGGACTAATGATTGTTGATAATGCACCATATGTGCTTGAATATAATGTAAGATTTGGAGACCCTGAGTGTGAAGAACTTATGGCTTTAATTGATAGTAGTTTATATGATATGTTTTATAATGCAGCTACTAAAAATCTTGATAAAATTGAAGTAAAAATAAAACCAATTACAGCAGTTGGTGTTGTATGTGCATCAAAAAATTATCCATACGGTAGTAGTGAATCTGCTGAAATAAAAATTGATGATTTAAGTGATTGTAATGGTTATATTGCGTATGCTGGTGTTAAAAAAATTGATAATAAACTTTATGCAACTGGTGGTAGAGTTTTAGTTTGTGTTGGATTTGGAAAAAATGTAAAAGAAGCAAGAGATGAAGCGTATAAAATTGTAGATAGAGTTCATTTTGATGGTAAAAAATATAGAAAAGATATAGCATACCAAGCATTAAAAGAAATGGAAAATTGA
- a CDS encoding DUF2628 domain-containing protein gives MREKFLKILNESYYNLTDKDKKNFEEIMQDDGLGKCKPKFNLWGFLFGWFYLLYRRMSIEAIAVLLISLLFGYILVYLKFHPLLVLGVIFIINSFLSGFCYYFLYLNKFSRDIDYCGEYNTDIDCMKKRAKPKLLPVVIAVIFIVVLIWPWIYALITGVSLRS, from the coding sequence ATGAGGGAGAAGTTTTTAAAAATTTTAAATGAAAGTTATTATAATTTAACTGATAAAGATAAAAAAAATTTTGAAGAGATTATGCAAGATGATGGACTTGGAAAATGTAAACCAAAATTTAATTTATGGGGGTTTTTGTTTGGTTGGTTTTATCTTTTATATAGAAGAATGAGTATTGAAGCTATTGCAGTTTTGCTTATTTCTTTGTTGTTTGGATATATATTAGTCTATTTAAAATTCCACCCTTTATTAGTTTTAGGAGTAATTTTTATTATTAACTCTTTTTTAAGTGGTTTTTGTTACTATTTCTTATACTTAAATAAATTTAGTCGAGATATTGATTATTGTGGAGAATATAATACTGATATTGATTGTATGAAAAAAAGAGCTAAGCCAAAGTTATTACCTGTTGTTATAGCTGTTATTTTTATAGTAGTCTTAATTTGGCCTTGGATTTATGCTTTGATTACGGGAGTTTCACTTAGAAGTTGA